The Primulina eburnea isolate SZY01 chromosome 6, ASM2296580v1, whole genome shotgun sequence genome contains a region encoding:
- the LOC140833750 gene encoding uncharacterized protein has product MDPRRPGRIGRTRFYVDGMNDVKDSAQRALDFYNQKQEKIFSVEKVAKLNIIFGRYEGMTFWARNAGSDELCLFRGGVGARDGQVYLCEMKDDEEGLQILENHDENYEPS; this is encoded by the exons ATGGACCCACGGCGTCCTGGTAGAATAGGACGTACGCGATTTTATGTAGATGGGATGAATGATGTTAAGGATTCGGCACAAAGAGCCTTAGATTTCTACAATCAGAAACAA GAAAAGATTTTCTCTGTCGAGAAGGTCGCCAAGCTTAATATCATATTTGGTAGATATGAGGGCATGACATTTTGGGCACGCAATGCTGGAAGTGATGAGCTCTGCCTTTTTCGAGGTGGTGTTGGTGCGAGGGATGGCCAAGTTTATCTTTGTGAGATGAAG GATGACGAGGAAGGACTTCAGATTCTGGAGAACCATGATGAGAATTACGAACCATCTTAA